AATGTCTCGCATTTCTTTGCCTACCTGCGGATTGCAGTCAATCCAGATAATATCTTGGCGATCGGGTATCCAATCTTTGGAGGCTTTTACCACTTTTCTGCGCCTAGCTTTTGAGAGGTGGTCATAACTTCACCGCCATGTCGAACAGGGTCAAACTGGGCGAGACGTTCTTTGAGTGTTAATGGGGGATTGGGAACTGGAGCAATAATTACGGCTCCATCAATTACGGAGAGGCGCACGCGCTGATTGACTTTTAAGTTTGCGGCACGGGCGATCGCGGCGGGTAAGCGGACTCCTAAGTTATTTCCCCATGTTTTGATATCTAGTATTGCTTCGGTCATGAGGTTTATACTTATATTTCTATGTTTAAACATAAGTATAAACATTTTGCAGTGCGATCGTATAACGTTTTTCAAGCAAGCGAGGTACAGAGGTTTGTTTGAAAAACGCTATATATAAAAATTGACTTTCGATACAGCAATTATCTTGATATTAAAAGAAAGCTTATTATTTGTAGGATGCGTTAGTGCAACGTAACGCATCAATTAGCCGTCAATTATGGGTTACGCTATCGCTAACCCATCCTACGTGGAAAGTTTTCGTTAGAATGGCAACAGATGTGGAGGATGCCGATCTATGACAAGGATCTTTTTGGCGAGGACTGAGGAACAGAAAAGATTTCGGGAAGTGTTGCGATCGCTGCAACCAAATGCTGGTTCGCGATGGTTCTCAGAAAATTTGCCCACAGTGGTGAAATATTTACCTGCGAAGAAAGAAGTGGTCAGTACATCACCACATATTTTCTTGCTCTATGGCGAAGGTGGAATGGGCAAAACAAGTCTGGGGCGGCGATTTTGTGAATTGGCTGGAGAAGAGTTTCCTAATTGCTTTGACGTTTTGCGATTGGATTGGGAAGAGGCAAAGAATGAGGATCAATCGCTGAATGTGGG
This genomic stretch from Pseudanabaena galeata CCNP1313 harbors:
- a CDS encoding AbrB/MazE/SpoVT family DNA-binding domain-containing protein; the encoded protein is MTEAILDIKTWGNNLGVRLPAAIARAANLKVNQRVRLSVIDGAVIIAPVPNPPLTLKERLAQFDPVRHGGEVMTTSQKLGAEKW